CCCCTCCAGAACGGTTCTTCCGTCTCCACCACAGAGGATCAGAACGATTCTCGGGCAGCCGGAAGCTCTTTAATCTACATCGCCCTGGCGACCCTTCTGATACTGGTAGTGCTGCTCATCAAAAGGAGGAAGTGATGTTGCCGTTTAATTTTTCTCCAATTCCCCCTTGAGCCGGAGGTATTCCTCCTTCGTCAGTGGGAAATCTCTAGCAGACTTTAAAAAAGAGTTCACAAGCTTAACCTGCTGTTTGAACACTGCGTCCGGATTCTCCTTTAGCCTCTTCACGTAAAGCCTTATGAAGGCAAGCCTCTCCGCCATGTCACGTTTAGAACGGAAGCTCGACCCCGAGTTTTTGGGCGTACTCATTGAGAAGCCCCCTGTTTAGGGATTCCTTAAAGAGTTCATAGAGGAAGTACGCGTCCTCAATGTCCTTATCACTCCCAAGATAGAGTTTGTACGCTATCTGGAGTTCTATTGGAGATACGTAAAGTCTCTTTTTGTTCAGTATGACGGGGAGCCTGCGCCTTAAGGCCTCTGCGTGGAAGTAATCCTTCGGAAACTTTATTTCCGCGTTGGGAATTATCTCCCCCCGTCTTGCCATCCTTATTCCCATCCTCTCGCGGAGCATCTCATAGAGGCCGTTGCACTCCTCCGGGTTCAGGAACTCAAAGCCCTTTTCAAGGGCCTTACGGCACATTTTCATGAACTGCTCCTTCGAGAGCTCCCCTATTATGAAGTCAACGTCCTCCGTACCCCTTGAGCGTCCTAGGAGGATCATAACGTACCCACTCACGATGACGTAATCAGTGTATCCCTCAATCAGTTCAATAACATCCAGGACGAACCTGTCTAGGTCGCTCAGTTCCCTTGAAATCCGTATCTCCCCATTAGCTACCTCAATCCCCATGGTTCCCCCAGGGGAATCTTGGGTCTCCTTTTATTTATCCCTTTTGCATGGGAAAAAAGAGCGGGGGTTTTAAACCCCAAACCTCTCCTCGATGTAGGCTCTAATCAGCTCCTTCGTGGCGAGCATTCCCTTGACGTGCGTCCTCTCCATTCCGTGGCTCGCGTGGACTCCCTGGCCGGTGAGGGCAACCCGGAGGTCCCAGCCTGCCCTTAGAGCCGCCGAACCATCAGAGCCGTAGTATAGGAAGACGTCAACGACGTGTGGAATGTTCCTCTTCTCGGCGATCTCGATGAGTTTGGTCGTCATCTCGTAGTCGTAGGGCCCAGTGGAGTCCTTGGCCGCTATGGAAACGGCCGTCTCCTTTCCAGCAGTTCCCTCACCGACGACGCCCATGTCAACGACGAGAAGCTCCTTAATACTGGGAGGATAGCCCGCCGAACCGCCGTGGCCGACCTCCTCGTAGGGGGAGAAGAAGAACGCCACGGGAAGCTTTTCGAGGGCCTCACTTCCGAGGTCGAGCATGAGGTCGATGAGCACCGCGACGCTCGCCTTGTCATCGAGGAAGTGGGCCTTGACGAAGCCGTTGACGTATTCAAACTTCGGGTCGAAGGCTATGAAATCGCCGGGCCTTATTCCGAGCTTCTCGGTGTCTTCCTTCTTCTCGACCTCCGCATCGAGCCTTATGTACATGTTCTCCTCCTTGCGCTCTTTCTTTCCGGCCTCCTTGTTGACGTGAACGCTAGGGTTCCTGAGGAGGAGCGTTCCCCTGAACTTCTTCCCGGAGCGGGTTATTATGGTGCAGTACTCCCCCTCGAAGGTCGGGAGGAGCAGGCCGCCGATTCTGGTGAATGTGAGATGCCCGTCCGGAAGGATGCCCCTCACCATCGCCCCGAGGGTGTCAACGTGGGCCGCTACAACCAGCTCAGGCTCCGGGTGGTTGCCCGCTATAAGGGCACCTTTGTTGGTGTAGTAGGTCTTAATTCCAGCCTCGTTGAGAACCTTCGCTATGTGCTCCATAACTTCCCTCGTGTAGCCTGTAGGGGAGGGAATCTCCAGAATCTCCTTCAGAATCTCCACGACGCGCTCCATGGTTATCACCGTTAAGAAATCGCTCGAAGGGTTGAAAAGGGCATCGGTCAGAAGCCGAGGGCCTTGATGCCCATGAAGAAGACGAGAGTGATGAGCGTCAGAACCACCGTAACCCCTATCCCCTCCTCGGCCTTCAGCCTGTAGTGGGCCAGGAGAACATTGGCCATTATGGCTGGAGGCATGCTTGCCTCGACCAGGACGGCGTAATACGTATCTCCCGCACCCCTCAGGGTGAGGAGGACGAAGAGGAAGGGAATGACCACCCTGAAGAGGCCGACCTCAAGGAGGTGTCTCGCCCTGAATTCCCGGAGGTCTATTATCGAGCCGAAGTAGATGAGCAGGAGGGGTATGCTCCACCAGCCTATCGATTTCGCCGGATCGAGGAGCCACGATGGAAGGTGGATTCCCGCGAGAACTATGGCCAGGGCAATCAGGTTCGCCGCGGTTGGAGGGAATTTCAGGGCCTTCACGAGGCTATTCTTCACCGATGCTCTCCCGCTCGAGTAGTGGGCCGCTATGAACGTCGCGAGCGGGAGGACTATGAGGCTGTTGGTGGTAGAGTAGAGTATCGCGGGCGTTATGTCGTCGAGAAAGAGGCTCGCTATCGGGAAGCCCATCGCGGCGGTGTTGGGGTAGGTGGAGAGTATCATCAGAGCACCGGCCCAATTTTCATCCTTAACAAAGCGCCGTGCATAGAGGTAAGACAGGCCGAGGCTGAGGGCTATGATCAGGATGACGTAGATGAAGATGACCTTTATACTGAGGAGGTACTCCAGGTTTTTGCTCGCAACGTTGCCGAAGACGAAGAGAGTAAGGAGGATGCGGGTTGAGAAGAGGTTCAACCACTGGAATGGCCTCTTATCTTTGATAGCGTACTTTAGAATGTATCCAAGGGCGATGAGGGCAAGCATCCCGTAGATGTCCATGGGTGAGACTCGTGTCTGAGTGTTAAAACGTTTTTGGCAAGGGAACCGATAAACTTATATATACCTACTGCCCCAGTTTAGTACAGAAAAGTGTACTACAGAAATCTGTACCTGGTGGTACCATGGAGAACGACCTGAAGGTTCAGCTCGAGGAGCTGAAAAAGAGGCTGGAGGTGCTGGAGGAGAACATCGACCCCGTGGACGAGGTCATGCTCTCCATAAAGGCCCGTCTCAGGAGGAAGCTTGAGGGCGGCCAGCTGCCGGAACTCGACGAGGAGAAGGCCGCGAAGACCCTCAAGGCCCTCGCCAATCCAGACAGGATAAGGATTCTGAAGATGCTCTCCGAGAGGCCAATGGGCTTCAAGGAGATAAAGGAAGCCCTGGGTGTTGAGAGTCCGACGGTTTCCCACCACCTGAAGCTCCTCGTGAAGACCGGAATGGTGAGGAAGGGAGACGGATACGGAATTTCGCCCAACGGACGTTTGTTTTTGCGTTTGCTCGAGATAATCACTGCCCTTGAGGAGGTGGAAGAATGAGTTTTGGTTGGAAGTACGGGGCCACGAGGCACGAGGGCCCTAGGTTCAGACTTGCGGAGTACCTGAAGGCGGTCACGGCAATACTGCTCATAGTCTGGCTTTTCAAAGGGCCGCTCCGGCTTGAGACATACAACGACCAGATCGTCTACGCGATAATAGTCCTGCTCTTCGCCTTTGAACTGCTGGCGGTCGGAAAATGGTTCGGTGTAACGATAAGCGGGATAGTGTTCGCCCTCGCTAAGGGGTTCTTCTGGACGAGTGTCTTCCTGTTCTTCGGCCAGTGGCTGGGCATGAGCGAGAGTCTCCACGCCTACGACGGGACGGCCTTCGCCTACGCGGTTGTGCTGGCCATAGCGGGAATGCTTCTTGCAAAGTTCGACGAGAAAAGACTCGACCTGAAGGTGGAGAAGAAGGCCTACGAGTTCAACGGGGCGGACTTCGGTGATATCAAGCTTGAGGGGACCGGCAAGGCCTATCCGGTGAAGTTCGGGAGGAAGAAGGTCGGCTGGGTTCTAGATGGCGAGGTGGCCG
This window of the Thermococcus siculi genome carries:
- a CDS encoding M42 family metallopeptidase; the protein is MERVVEILKEILEIPSPTGYTREVMEHIAKVLNEAGIKTYYTNKGALIAGNHPEPELVVAAHVDTLGAMVRGILPDGHLTFTRIGGLLLPTFEGEYCTIITRSGKKFRGTLLLRNPSVHVNKEAGKKERKEENMYIRLDAEVEKKEDTEKLGIRPGDFIAFDPKFEYVNGFVKAHFLDDKASVAVLIDLMLDLGSEALEKLPVAFFFSPYEEVGHGGSAGYPPSIKELLVVDMGVVGEGTAGKETAVSIAAKDSTGPYDYEMTTKLIEIAEKRNIPHVVDVFLYYGSDGSAALRAGWDLRVALTGQGVHASHGMERTHVKGMLATKELIRAYIEERFGV
- a CDS encoding AEC family transporter, with translation MDIYGMLALIALGYILKYAIKDKRPFQWLNLFSTRILLTLFVFGNVASKNLEYLLSIKVIFIYVILIIALSLGLSYLYARRFVKDENWAGALMILSTYPNTAAMGFPIASLFLDDITPAILYSTTNSLIVLPLATFIAAHYSSGRASVKNSLVKALKFPPTAANLIALAIVLAGIHLPSWLLDPAKSIGWWSIPLLLIYFGSIIDLREFRARHLLEVGLFRVVIPFLFVLLTLRGAGDTYYAVLVEASMPPAIMANVLLAHYRLKAEEGIGVTVVLTLITLVFFMGIKALGF
- a CDS encoding ArsR/SmtB family transcription factor; translation: MENDLKVQLEELKKRLEVLEENIDPVDEVMLSIKARLRRKLEGGQLPELDEEKAAKTLKALANPDRIRILKMLSERPMGFKEIKEALGVESPTVSHHLKLLVKTGMVRKGDGYGISPNGRLFLRLLEIITALEEVEE